ACTGAAGCTGCTCCAAACAAGCCGGCACCTTCTGTAACAGCAAGAAATAATAAAGTATTGGATGCCGCTGGCTATATTACGGCCCGCCGTATTGCAACTGTTTCTGCCCAAACACTTGGCCTTATCACCGAGGTATATGTTGAAGAAGGTATGGTGGTAGAAAAAGGGCAAGTTCTGGCAGAGCTGGATAGTGCGATACCGCAAGCAAACCTCAGATTTGCTCAAGCGCAAGTCAGGGCTTCCGAAACACGCGTTGCCAGTATTCGAGCTAACCTTGAGGAAGCAAAACGTGTTCTCGCACGCAGAGAAGACCTAGTAAAAAATGAATTCTCCAGTGTCGCTCAAGTAACCAGCGCGCAAGCGAGCGTTGCCAGCCTGGAAGCAAACCTTGCCACCGCCATAGCTGATATCGAAGTTTCACGTGTTGAAGCACAGCGCCAACAGGAACTTCTGGACGATCACACAATCCGAGCACCATTTGCAGGCGTGGTAACTGTGAAAAACGCACAAACCGGTGAAATCGTCGCACCAAGTTCCGCAGGTGGAGGCTTCACACGAACAGGTATCTGTACCATCGTTGATATGGCTTCACTTGAAATCGAAGTAGATGTGCAAGAATCTTTTATTGGCCGAGTAAAGCCAAACCAACGAGTAGAAGCAAAGCTTGATGCTTATCCTGACTGGACAATTCCAGCTTCCGTAATTGCCATTATTCCAACAGCTGACAGGGCAAAAGCCACAGTACGCGTACGCATAAGGCTAGAATCAAATGATCCACGCATCCTGCCAGATATGGGCGTGAAAGTAGCCTTTCTAAAAGCATAACTGACGTTGATCAGAGGGGACCAACATGACAGACGAAACACTTTACAGCCTTCAGAAAGTGTCAAAAGGCTTTGTTAAGGGTAAGGAAAAAATCACCATCTTTGATGGCCTGGATATGAGCATAGAAAAAGGCGATTTTCTTGCCATCATGGGCCCTTCAGGCTCAGGTAAAACCACACTTCTCAATATGCTTGGGGGCGTAGATCAGCCAACAGGTGGTGAAGTTTGGTTTGATGGTAGCCGCGTTGACAAACTTTCTGAGGGTAATCTTGCCAAATGGCGCGCTAATAATATCGGTTTCATTTTCCAGTTCTATAACTTGATGCCAATGCTTAATGCAGCCAAGAATGTTGAACTCCCTCTCTTACTTACAAACCTAAATAGTAAGCAGCGCAAAAAAAGCGTTGAAGCTGCTCTGGAACTTGTTGGCCTGTCAGACCGTGCTAAACATATGACCAATGAGATGTCTGGGGGTCAGCAACAACGTGTCGCTATTGCCCGGGCTATTGTTTCTGATCCGAAACTACTTCTCTGTGACGAACCAACAGGTGATCTGGACCGCGCAACCGCAGATGAAATTCTTGAAATGCTTCAACTTCTGAACCGAGAGTTTGGTAAAACCATTGTTATGGTAACTCATGATCCAGCTGCCGCCAAATATGCCAAACGTACCCTTCACCTGGATAAAGGTGAATTCGTTGAGAAGGACTTGGTGGCATGAACGGCGTCCTCACATTATTTAAGTGGGTATTCAGGATAATAACGGCACCCGTCTGGGTACCTTTTTGGATACTTTGGAAACTTGGGGAAGTAACAGGCTTAAATGCTGTTATTGAAGCCATTGCAATGTCTACAGGCTTTTATGTCGTCTATAAAAACCTGACAAGAAAACCGCTAAGGTTATCCCTTACTATGCTGGCTATTTTTGTAGCCTTTACCATTTACGGTACGCTTACAGCGTTCCAGAACGCATTTGATGCTGGTGTTGAACTATCTGCTGATGATCGTCTGGTGTCCGTGAACAAGATCAACTTCACACAGCCTCTACCAATCAGCTACGTAAACCGCGTACGCCCAATGGAAGGTGTAGCCAGCGTTACCCATCTCAATTGGTTTGGCGGCTACTATCAAGACCCGCAGAATGTAATAGTTACATTTGCTGTTGATGAAGGCAGCTTTTTCGATGTCTACGGTGAAGATCTCGTCATGAGTGAGGAGGCAAAAGCAGCATGGCTTGGCAATCGCCAAGGCCTAATTGTTGGAGAATCTATAGCCCGCCTGAACGGCTGGGAAGTAGGCCAACGTATTCCTTTAAATTCAAACATATTCTCACAGCAAGATGGCTCTTCTGACTGGGACTTTGACATCGTCGGTATTTATACTGGGTCTGATCCCCAGATTGATACAAATTCAATATACTTCCACTATAAGTATTTTAATGAAACACAATCTTTTGGCGGTAATTTCATTGGGTTCATGGCGATTAAAACCGAAGACCCTGATCTAAATGAAGCTGTTATCAAACAGGTGGATGACTTGTTCGCCAATTCACCATTCGAAACTGAAACAGTACCCGAAAAGGTATTCAATAAAGGTTTCATTGAGCAAATTGGTAATATCCGCCTGATCCTTTCTTCAGTTGTCTTGGCGGCATTCTTCATCATTCTAGTTATCGTTGGGAACTCAATGGTACTGGCTGTACGAGAACGCACCAGCGAGATCGGCGTACTTAAAACACTGGGTTTTACATCCCCCCGTATCTTCCGAATGGTTCTAGGGGAAAGCTTCCTGCTATCTATCATGAGCGGCAGCCTGGGTATGCTTGCAGCCATGGTAATGATAGGCGTGGTAAACAATGCGCCAATCCAGCTACCAACGCTTGTCATGACATCTGACCTAGCTATTGAAGCATTTACTTACATGGCGCTACTCGGTTTCATTACAGGCATTATTCCTGCGGTGAATGCCCTCCGCCTCAACATTATCACTGCGCTCAGCCGTAACTAGAAAGGAACAAGACATGACGAAAATCCTTTCACAAATCTGGGTCGTTATCGTGATGAATATCACCAGTATCGGCCAGCGTATCTGGATGTCACTCGCAGCTATCTTTGCTGTAGCTGTTGTGGTTGCCGTACTTCTGTCCTTCCTTGCGATGACAGAAGGCTTTTCAAAAACACTTGAAGGTTCAGGTTCAAACACTGTGGCTATCGTAACCCGCAGTGGTTCTCAATCTGAGCTAAACAGCGTATTAAGCCGAGAAACGATCAATATCGTAACAACCGCCCCCGGCATTGCAAAAGATGCAAACGGTGATCCGATATATTCTCCGGAACTTTATGTAATCGTGGACGGGATCAAAAAAACAAGCGGCACTGAAGTTAACCTGCCAATGCGCGGTATTTCATCAGTTGGTTTTGAACTCAGGGATCAGGTTTCTATTACCTCTGGTCGCATGTTTGAAACTGGTAAAAATGAGATTATTGTTGGTGAAGGTGTACTCCGTGAGTTCGCTGGATTTGAACTTGGCACCACTGTACGCTTTGGTAAAACCGAATGGGAAGTAGTTGGAACCTTCTCAACAGGTGGTAACGCGTTCGAAAGTGAACTTTGGGCTGATGCACCAACACTTCAAAGTCAATTCCAAAGAGGCAGTTCCTTCCAAACCATACGGGTACTACTTGAGACACCAGACGACGTCTCCGGCATGGCTGAGATGGTTGAAAATGACCCTCGCCTGTTCCTTGATGTAGTAACAGAGGCCGATTATTTTGCGCAGCAGGGAGAGGCACTGAACGGCATTGTTATCTTTGGTTGGGTAATTAGTATTTTCATGTCGGTTGGCGCCCTCGCCGGCGCTCTTAATACCATGTACACATCCGTTGCCAACCGTGCAGGCGAGATTGCCACGCTAAGAGCCATTGGTTTTAGTAACACCTCTGCTTTCTTTGGCACGCTGGCAGAATCTATAGTGCTGTCGGTAATAGGCGGCTTTGTTGGCGCAATGGCATCCTACCTATTTATGGACGGTTTATCTGCATCAACTCTTGGCGCAAGCTTTACGCAAGTGGTGTTTAAGTTTGAACTAACAACAGACCTATTTATCAACGGTGCTTTCCTTGCTTTAGGTATTGGTCTCATTGGCGGCATTTTCCCAGCTGCGAGAGCTGCTCGCTTGCCAGTGATTGTTGCCTTCCGAGGTGCTAACTAGTTAAGCGTACAAGCCAAAACAAAAGGCAGAGCTTTGTCTCTGTCTTTTTCATATTTACCATTGATGACGCTACGGAAACTGCTAATAATTTCGCTTCCCTGACTAATTACTGATTAAGCGGATTTCATTATGCAAAAAGAACTTCAGGATTATCTTTTCAGCCATATCCCAATTTCAAAAGCAATGGGTGCTGAAGTTATAGAGGCATCAAATGAAACGGTAGCTGTAAAAGCCCCCCTCAGTACCAACATCAATCACAAAAGCACAGCCTTTGGCGGCAGCCTGCAGGCCATCGCCACCCTATCATGCTGGAGCCTTCTGCATATCAACCTGCGCGGGATGACCAATACTGGTGAGATCGTTATCACCAACAGTAATATTGATTACATTAAACCAGTAACTGCTGATTTCACGGCCTATGCCAGCTTGCCAGACGAGCGCCGCTGGCAGCAGTTTATTCGCACATTTGAACGCCGAGGCAAGGCCCGTATTCAACTTACAGCTCACATCTATCAGGATGATGAATTAGCGCTGGATTACACAGGTACTTTCGCCGCCATCGCGCCAGAATGATTGCCAATAAAGCTGCTCGGCCTACATCATCTTCAAGATGATTATTGAGGGAGTTTTTTTTATGGCAGACACAGCAGTATTTTTAGAAAAATGGCACAAGGCCGTTCATGATCAAGACCTTGAGTTACTATCCTCTATTATCGCAGATGATGCCTCTCTACTATCTCCAGCTTTCTGGCGACCCAGAGAAGGTAAAGCAAAGGTGGTCGCTGTACTCAAAGCGGTAACCGAAACCTTTGTGGGACTGACCTACACAAAAGAATGGATCAGTGGGAACGAAATTATCCTTGAATTCAATACTGAAGTTGAGGGTAAAAACTTAAAGGGTATCGACCGCATTACACTCAATGATGATGGTCAACTCGCTGAGATTGAAGTCCTTATCCGCCCAATGAACGGCCTTATGGCACTTGCACAAGCACTAGGGCCCAAGCTCGACGGTGTTGCATAGGCCTTAAATGAAAAGCCCCGCTGATCACGGGGCTTTTTTCTTACTTCAGGTTACCTTCTACAGGCTGGCCATCCTTCTTATAAACAGTACCGCCCTTCATAACAAAATCCACCTTTGAAAGCAGGTTGATATAGCGAAGCACATCACCTTCAACGGCGATAATATCAGCGTACTTACCAGCTGATACAGTACCAAGGTCTTTATCAACACCCATCATCACCGCAGGCCAATATGTAGCGGAACGGATAGTATCCATAACCGGGATATCAAATTCGTGAACCCATGCCGCCATTTCATTCCAAGTGCTTTGGCAGTGGAATTTCATTGGAATACCACTATCTGTTCCCACAAGGAACACAAGCCCTGCTTCCCTAAGCTGACTTATTTTTTTCTTCAGCGTTGGTTTTCTAAGCGGCGTTAAAGCAGAATATCCAAGCTGCCCCGGGTTTGAAATTGATGCTTTGATATCCGCAATCGTTTCTGGCTCTAACCCACGGTGCCAACATGTGCTATCCAGTTTCTCTGGGTTGTCTACTGTCAGGTCATAGTTAAAAAGTCCCTCGACGGTTGGTGTCCAGTAAAGCGGGCCACCAGCAACACGGCCTTTTGCGGTGCGTTCCTTGAGCTTTTCCATAATATCGGCAGGATACTCAGGTGCTGTGGTTAATCCTGTATGTTCAAAATTATCTACACCGATCTCAAGACCGCGTCTAATTTCGTCTGGCCTGTGAGAATGAGCAACAACCTTCATACCGCGTTTATGCGCTTCATCAACAATAGTCTGCGCTACATTTAAGTCCATCTTATCTTGATCAATCAGCTTGATGATCTCCATCCCTCTATCAGCCAGCTGTTTAACGCGGGCTTTCGCTTCCTTCACCGTTTTAACAGACCAACGGAAAGCCTCGGTGCCAGCGGGCACCTCATATTGAAGGAAAGGGCCAGACGCAAAAACACGCGGCCCCGAAATCGTGCCATCATCAAGACGCTTTTTCAGAGATACTGTATCCTCAAGCGGCGC
This DNA window, taken from Kordiimonas sp. SCSIO 12603, encodes the following:
- a CDS encoding efflux RND transporter periplasmic adaptor subunit, translated to MSDKSELLNQLKIEREEETPSDGVSIVTVIIVALLSLGGGGLGAYALLGNQTINTEAAAPPQTALHAEAQTTEDSGKITEAAPNKPAPSVTARNNKVLDAAGYITARRIATVSAQTLGLITEVYVEEGMVVEKGQVLAELDSAIPQANLRFAQAQVRASETRVASIRANLEEAKRVLARREDLVKNEFSSVAQVTSAQASVASLEANLATAIADIEVSRVEAQRQQELLDDHTIRAPFAGVVTVKNAQTGEIVAPSSAGGGFTRTGICTIVDMASLEIEVDVQESFIGRVKPNQRVEAKLDAYPDWTIPASVIAIIPTADRAKATVRVRIRLESNDPRILPDMGVKVAFLKA
- a CDS encoding ABC transporter ATP-binding protein: MTDETLYSLQKVSKGFVKGKEKITIFDGLDMSIEKGDFLAIMGPSGSGKTTLLNMLGGVDQPTGGEVWFDGSRVDKLSEGNLAKWRANNIGFIFQFYNLMPMLNAAKNVELPLLLTNLNSKQRKKSVEAALELVGLSDRAKHMTNEMSGGQQQRVAIARAIVSDPKLLLCDEPTGDLDRATADEILEMLQLLNREFGKTIVMVTHDPAAAKYAKRTLHLDKGEFVEKDLVA
- a CDS encoding ABC transporter permease, translating into MNGVLTLFKWVFRIITAPVWVPFWILWKLGEVTGLNAVIEAIAMSTGFYVVYKNLTRKPLRLSLTMLAIFVAFTIYGTLTAFQNAFDAGVELSADDRLVSVNKINFTQPLPISYVNRVRPMEGVASVTHLNWFGGYYQDPQNVIVTFAVDEGSFFDVYGEDLVMSEEAKAAWLGNRQGLIVGESIARLNGWEVGQRIPLNSNIFSQQDGSSDWDFDIVGIYTGSDPQIDTNSIYFHYKYFNETQSFGGNFIGFMAIKTEDPDLNEAVIKQVDDLFANSPFETETVPEKVFNKGFIEQIGNIRLILSSVVLAAFFIILVIVGNSMVLAVRERTSEIGVLKTLGFTSPRIFRMVLGESFLLSIMSGSLGMLAAMVMIGVVNNAPIQLPTLVMTSDLAIEAFTYMALLGFITGIIPAVNALRLNIITALSRN
- a CDS encoding ABC transporter permease gives rise to the protein MTKILSQIWVVIVMNITSIGQRIWMSLAAIFAVAVVVAVLLSFLAMTEGFSKTLEGSGSNTVAIVTRSGSQSELNSVLSRETINIVTTAPGIAKDANGDPIYSPELYVIVDGIKKTSGTEVNLPMRGISSVGFELRDQVSITSGRMFETGKNEIIVGEGVLREFAGFELGTTVRFGKTEWEVVGTFSTGGNAFESELWADAPTLQSQFQRGSSFQTIRVLLETPDDVSGMAEMVENDPRLFLDVVTEADYFAQQGEALNGIVIFGWVISIFMSVGALAGALNTMYTSVANRAGEIATLRAIGFSNTSAFFGTLAESIVLSVIGGFVGAMASYLFMDGLSASTLGASFTQVVFKFELTTDLFINGAFLALGIGLIGGIFPAARAARLPVIVAFRGAN
- a CDS encoding YiiD C-terminal domain-containing protein, with protein sequence MQKELQDYLFSHIPISKAMGAEVIEASNETVAVKAPLSTNINHKSTAFGGSLQAIATLSCWSLLHINLRGMTNTGEIVITNSNIDYIKPVTADFTAYASLPDERRWQQFIRTFERRGKARIQLTAHIYQDDELALDYTGTFAAIAPE
- a CDS encoding nuclear transport factor 2 family protein, whose amino-acid sequence is MADTAVFLEKWHKAVHDQDLELLSSIIADDASLLSPAFWRPREGKAKVVAVLKAVTETFVGLTYTKEWISGNEIILEFNTEVEGKNLKGIDRITLNDDGQLAEIEVLIRPMNGLMALAQALGPKLDGVA
- a CDS encoding amidohydrolase family protein, whose protein sequence is MKKLILACALATSMLTDDLLAGDKKALVGGRLIDGFGHRPIANSVILIDGDRIEKVGTIKTLQVPDGYEVISTEGMDVLPGLWESHAHLMLSGHSDYPYWDKAYIHKLSSEIMPATAQHLLLAGVTSTRDLGAPLEDTVSLKKRLDDGTISGPRVFASGPFLQYEVPAGTEAFRWSVKTVKEAKARVKQLADRGMEIIKLIDQDKMDLNVAQTIVDEAHKRGMKVVAHSHRPDEIRRGLEIGVDNFEHTGLTTAPEYPADIMEKLKERTAKGRVAGGPLYWTPTVEGLFNYDLTVDNPEKLDSTCWHRGLEPETIADIKASISNPGQLGYSALTPLRKPTLKKKISQLREAGLVFLVGTDSGIPMKFHCQSTWNEMAAWVHEFDIPVMDTIRSATYWPAVMMGVDKDLGTVSAGKYADIIAVEGDVLRYINLLSKVDFVMKGGTVYKKDGQPVEGNLK